The Pocillopora verrucosa isolate sample1 chromosome 14, ASM3666991v2, whole genome shotgun sequence genome has a segment encoding these proteins:
- the LOC131795136 gene encoding patched domain-containing protein 3: MSGSITNQPFLEEQNGVIHTAKGTTDRKSEGRKHRCSLCDKWSALCSRFIRLLQHLVGFLGEKIAGHPVACMAICIFFVLFCAVGFLWLKTESRTEKLFIPQDSRAINDLNRAEKFFRLKVRVAGVILVAHAENPNILAPECLAEAQNVHSQIITLKSFTEFCLTLSGQKASSLNNCVTIDPFQIFQDRNFSNKSLIQIQAEINTAFNNTRLLMRDGQLFLRNFPQIFGDVTKQTSNRTITGARAMQLKYLIRDPPEDDVNKKVLEWEKTFLDKVASMSASCFEIYYEAERSTDDAIKENSSADITLVSITFTIMISFACFMLGKFVNPLTGHSMLANVGVLAVAFGILAGMGLGTWSRVTYVNMIGVVPFLVLSIGIDDMFIIVDELDRQPRDVGVIRTVKEVMSRTGATVTMTTMTDLVAFAVSTSTAFPAIRYFCTYAALAVTLSYAMMITFFVAAMTFDIRRIKSGRRDCLPVCTVPPTKDGQPHWDAPRPQTSNRLLKGWAKFLMLPATKFFVLVISVAILALGIYGTTKVTENFDRRMLAKDDSALLKFLNVREKYYEQTIPVSLVLTGNIDYSDPDVQDEIRQLSKIVKDNCYYRTQAVSWIEVFTNFSAASGMNITGPHFMPALKLFLESPECLSFKQDVKLSSNGSRVIASRVMAFLKSNPSSTFQKDAMLTIREDLAKKSPLDVIPITRPFIFFEQYAIIGRETTRNLIIAALAVLVVTSLFLVNFTVTLLVVVNFVALVLELFALMFIWDVSLNGVSMITLVMAIGFAVDYSAHIAHAFVMSEEDTPNRRVIDAVSTLGASVFMGGFSTFLGMLVLVFATSEIYRIFFRMFVGIVSFGLLHGLCILPVQLSLLCWKPVVTQRDPTHLLIRETDV, translated from the exons ATGAGCGGATCGATTACCAACCAGCCGTTCTTGGAAGAACAAAATGGTGTCATACACACTGCTAAAGGAACTACGGACCGAAAGAGCGAAGGAAG GAAACATCGCTGCAGTCTGTGCGATAAGTGGTCTGCTTTGTGCAGTCGGTTTATTCGCCTGTTACAACATCTCGTTGGGTTTCTTGGAGAAAAAATTGCTGGGCACCCTGTGGCTTGCATGGCGATCTGCATTTTCTTCGTTTTATTCTGTGCTGTGGGATTCCTGTGGCTGAAAACGGAAAGCAGAACTGAAAAACTCTTTATTCCTCAAGATAGTAGAGCCATCAACGACTTAAACAGAGCTGAAAAGTTTTTTCGACTGAAGGTTCGTGTAGCGGGTGTAATTTTGGTAGCCCATGCAGAAAATCCTAACATTCTTGCGCCAGAATGCCTGGCGGAGGCCCAAAACGTACACAGTCAAATTATAACATTGAAGTCTTTTACAGAATTTTGTTTGACTCTCTCTGGACAGAAAGCTAGTTCCTTGAATAATTGCGTGACTATTGAtccgtttcaaatttttcaagacaGAAATTTTAGCAACAAGTCGTTGATACAAATTCAAGCAGAAATCAATACAGCATTCAACAATACACGTTTACTAATGCGAGACGGACAGCTTTTCCTGCGAAACTTTCCCCAGATATTCGGTGATGTGACAAAACAGACAAGCAATCGTACGATTACTGGCGCACGTGCAATGCAGCTGAAATATCTGATCAGAGACCCACCTGAGGATGACGTCAACAAGAAAGTCCTGGAATGGGAAAAGACCTTTCTTGACAAAGTGGCCTCCATGTCTGCCTCCTGTTTTGAGATTTACTACGAGGCAGAGAGAAGCACAGATGACGCTATTAAAGAAAACAGTAGCGCTGATATAACTCTGGTATCAATCACCTTTACTATTATGATCTCATTCGCCTGTTTCATGCTTGGAAAATTTGTTAATCCGCTGACCGGTCACTCGATGCTCGCAAACGTAGGAGTTCTTGCAGTGGCGTTCGGTATTTTGGCGGGAATGGGTCTGGGCACCTGGTCCCGTGTGACGTACGTGAACATGATAGGCGTGGTGCCATTTCTAGTGTTAAGTATAGGCATCGATGATATGTTCATTATAGTGGATGAGCTTGATCGACAGCCACGTGATGTGGGCGTGATCAGGACTGTCAAGGAAGTAATGTCGCGAACAGGAGCCACAGTTACTATGACAACCATGACTGACTTGGTTGCATTTGCCGTGAGTACATCAACTGCTTTTCCCGCTATTAG ATACTTTTGCACTTACGCAGCCTTAGCCGTTACGCTCTCCTATGCTATGATGATAACCTTTTTCGTCGCCGCAATGACGTTTGACATCAGAAGAATAAAATCCGGCCGAAGAGACTGCCTGCCTGTATGCACAGTACCACCCACGAAAGATGGTCAACCCCACTGGGACGCACCGCGCCCTCAGACCTCGAACCGTTTACTAAAGGGTTGGGCAAAATTTCTTATGTTACCTGCAACGAAATTTTTTGTGCTTGTCATTTCTGTGGCAATCCTTGCCTTGGGAATTTATGGAACGACCAAGGTGACTGAAAATTTCGATAGAAGAATGCTGGCAAAAGATGACTCTGCGCTTTTGAAATTTCTGAACGTTCGAGAGAAATATTACGAACAAACCATTCCTGTTAGTTTGGTCCTAACGGGTAACATTGATTACAGCGATCCTGATGTCCAAGACGAGATCAGGCAGCTGTCGAAAATTGTTAAGGACAATTGCTATTACCGAACTCAGGCTGTGTCTTGGATTGAAGTTTTTACGAATTTCTCTGCTGCGAGTGGGATGAACATTACTGGACCACATTTTATGCCTGCCCTAAAACTGTTCCTTGAAAGTCCTGAATGTTTATCTTTCAAACAAGATGTGAAACTGTCGTCCAACGGAAGTCGCGTCATTGCGTCTCGTGTCATGGCTTTCTTGAAGAGCAACCCAAGCTCTACCTTTCAGAAGGACGCCATGTTGACAATTCGTGAGGATCTTGCCAAGAAATCTCCACTCGACGTGATACCGATCACCCGTCCATTCATCTTTTTCGAACAGTATGCCATCATTGGAAGAGAGACCACAAGGAACCTCATCATAGCAGCCCTGGCTGTGCTGGTGGTAACATCTTTGTTCTTGGTCAATTTCACCGTAACACTTCTGGTGGTGGTGAATTTTGTGGCTCTGGTCCTCGAGCTGTTTGCGTTGATGTTCATCTGGGACGTGTCTTTGAATGGCGTCTCGATGATCACTCTTGTCATGGCCATTGGTTTTGCCGTGGACTACAGTGCGCATATTGCGCATGCGTTTGTGATGTCTGAGGAAGACACACCTAACAGGAGAGTCATTGACGCTGTTAGCACGCTTGGTGCCAGTGTCTTCATGGGAG
- the LOC131795126 gene encoding GRB2-associated-binding protein 1 isoform X2, translating to MTRMDDEDIVISGYLRKSPPENKFKVSSWQKRYFVLHRNQKLQYYKSDKDKRPIKDALNLGNCKSVESHLTNSKFKYVFSIAMETRTYYLVADSELEMVNWVDKICDVCGFSRIDTKNQDASSPQRTNTHQPSPIHSRPIVAARPRPTSPVGSPSGNLSPLSPTGPCPLSIPKHIMDERNKTRSISDPPDPSLIPQVYRDKQRRQSEQIGSLTCPMNVHSGQHSPSGISPRHNMATTWGPSETYDVVPSPRSVSQEPYDTLPSPQRVPEIDDNYDDVPIPRPINSSAHPSSPRVKPNACLLSPTQDGYDAVPLPRPVSQASNRSSQDVYDMVPPPRPTSSCSETQEDQGLYDVPPTLKSPERENYDFVPPPRRASAVDEQDGQSFYDIPPLTKMYEQENYDVVPIPKPIGKKNAHVSQGLYRAQESENYDIVPQPRPVSSGSDLQDGQEIYDVPPCGRLSEQSDYDTPPPVYRPRHSQQDASKENYDVVPLPRPTSQDVYDVVPPARPARVTSLPMDKNNQDPRFSDSYCPQTNEDSSDVYNWVPPPIPSPHQSQNDYDTLPKTNRPVSADSGLNASFSSISSLKFENQDEKYDAPLPPVPKDRDSGSLSDETPDYDLNSEDIYDRPPNLASRDSNYDVPPRQEATYDVLPTHPTELYDVPPTYTDDIYDVPPPAIPNQGGNTAAPMVDRTLKRPPQVNRAIKPKTQASQDHSYCNMAPPVDRQSKYKRNAMPKPEHSYINYQSQPRPQNLPLVRILNNNPLVGSLPSQRNMQQSGGAVDDLEYCEMTPTRSQWTRCYSLDKDGSSKPHGNDQFYEDMSAMQSRRLSGAKSSSSSSSSLAENDDVYTTMTPGHASSPMPMEQRKRKDLLYAEVEIVDSPQHKPQAAAVIKKSNNTHYTYINEESTRALLQTSNARRGNR from the exons TTGCAAGTCTGTTGAGTCACATTTAACAAACTCAAAATTCAAGTATGTGTTCAGTATTGCCATGGAGACAAGAACATACTATCTTGTGGCAGACTCGGAATTGGAAATGGTAAACTGGGTGGATAAAATCTGCGATGTTTGTGGATTTTCAAGGATAGATACTAAAAATCAAG aTGCAAGCTCCCCTCAGAGAACAAACACACATCAGCCATCTCCCATACATTCACGTCCGATTGTTGCTGCTAGACCTAGGCCAACAAGTCCTGTTGGATCTCCTTCTGGCAATTTATCACCCTTATCTCCAACAGGTCCTTGTCCACTTTCCATTCCCAAACACATAATggatgaaagaaacaaaaccaggTCAATAAGTGATCCTCCAGACCCTTCTCTAATCCCTCAAGTTTACCGCGATAAACAGAGGAGGCAGTCAGAACAAATTGGAAGCCTTACATGTCCCATGAATGTACATAGTGGACAGCACTCCCCTTCTGGTATATCACCAAGGCATAACATGGCCACGACTTGGGGTCCATCTGAAACTTATGATGTGGTACCTTCTCCAAGAAGTGTATCTCAAGAGCCATATGACACTTTACCTAGTCCCCAGAGAGTTCCAGAAATAGATGATAATTATGATGATGTTCCCATTCCTCGACCAATCAACTCCTCTGCTCATCCTTCTTCACCAAGAGTGAAACCAAATGCTTGCCTTTTGTCTCCTACACAAGATGGCTATGATGCTGTACCTCTTCCACGTCCAGTCTCTCAGGCTAGTAACAGATCATCACAGGATGTGTATGACATGGTGCCTCCTCCAAGGCCAACATCTTCTTGTAGTGAGACACAGGAGGACCAGGGGCTGTATGATGTACCTCCTACACTGAAGTCACCTGAGAGAGAAAACTACGATTTTGTTCCACCTCCCAGGCGAGCATCTGCTGTAGATGAGCAAGACGGCCAAAGTTTTTATGACATTCCTCCTCTCACCAAGATGTATGAACAGGAAAACTATGATGTTGTTCCTATTCCAAAGCCAATAGGAAAAAAGAATGCACACGTTAGCCAGGGTCTCTATAGAGCACAAGAAAGTGAAAATTACGACATTGTTCCTCAACCAAGACCAGTATCTTCAGGAAGTGACCTGCAAGATGGCCAAGAAATCTATGATGTTCCACCTTGTGGAAGACTATCGGAACAGAGTGATTATGACACCCCACCACCTGTATACAGACCCAGACATTCCCAGCAGGATGCATCAAAGGAAAATTATGATGTTGTACCATTACCGCGCCCTACATCACAAGATGTATATGATGTTGTTCCCCCAGCAAGACCAGCTCGTGTTACAAGCTTGCCAATGGATAAAAACAATCAGGACCCCCGTTTTTCAGACAGTTATTGCCCCCAGACTAATGAAGATTCTTCTGATGTTTACAACTGGGTACCACCTCCAATACCATCCCCACATCAGTCTCAAAATGATTATGACACGTTACCAAAAACTAACCGTCCTGTCAGTGCAGATTCTGGGCTGAATGCCTCATTTTCAAGCATTAGTTCCTTGAAATTTGAGAACCAGGATGAAAAGTATGATGCACCTTTACCTCCAGTTCCAAAAGACAGAGACTCTGGGTCTCTAAGTGATGAGACTCCTGATTATGACCTTAATTCTGAGGATATTTATGACAGGCCACCAAATTTAGCATCTAGAGACTCCAATTATGATGTTCCTCCTAGGCAAGAAGCTACCTATGATGTGTTACCCACACATCCAACTGAGTTGTATGATGTCCCTCCAACATACACTGATGATATTTACGATGTGCCTCCGCCAGCAATCCCCAATCAAG GTGGAAACACAGCAGCACCAATGGTTGATCGCACGCTTAAAAGACCACCACAAGTCAACAGAGCTATTAAGCCAAAGACTCAGGCATCACAAGACCACAGTTACTGTAACATGGCACCACCTGTTGATAGACAAAGCAAGTACAAGAGAAACGCTATGCCTAAGCCAGAGCATAGTTACATAAACTATCAATCGCAACCACGTCCTCAGAATCTGCCCCTTGTGAGGATTTTAAATAACAACCCATTGGTTGGGTCCTTGCCGAGCCAGCGGAACATGCAGCAATCTGGGGGTGCAGTTGACGATTTAGAATATTGTGAAATGACGCCCACAAGATCACAGTGGACAAGATGCTATAGTCTTGATAAAGATGGATCATCCAAGCCACATGGTAATGATCAATTTTATGAGGACATGTCAGCAATGCAGAGCAGGAGGCTCTCTGGTGCAAAGAGCAGCTCCTCCTCATCATCCTCTCTGGCTGAGAATGATGATGTTTACACCACCATGACTCCTGGCCATGCCTCTTCACCAATGCCA ATGGaacagaggaaaagaaaagatctTCTGTATGCAGAGGTAGAGATTGTGGACAGTCCTCAGCACAAGCCTCAGGCTGCTGCGGTAATCAAGAAATCTAATAACACCCACTATACCTACATAAATGAGGAATCTACCAGAGCTCTTCTGCAAACCTCTAATGCGCGAAGAGGGAATCGCTGA
- the LOC131795126 gene encoding GRB2-associated-binding protein 1 isoform X1: MTRMDDEDIVISGYLRKSPPENKFKVSSRHISLQLKFWQKRYFVLHRNQKLQYYKSDKDKRPIKDALNLGNCKSVESHLTNSKFKYVFSIAMETRTYYLVADSELEMVNWVDKICDVCGFSRIDTKNQDASSPQRTNTHQPSPIHSRPIVAARPRPTSPVGSPSGNLSPLSPTGPCPLSIPKHIMDERNKTRSISDPPDPSLIPQVYRDKQRRQSEQIGSLTCPMNVHSGQHSPSGISPRHNMATTWGPSETYDVVPSPRSVSQEPYDTLPSPQRVPEIDDNYDDVPIPRPINSSAHPSSPRVKPNACLLSPTQDGYDAVPLPRPVSQASNRSSQDVYDMVPPPRPTSSCSETQEDQGLYDVPPTLKSPERENYDFVPPPRRASAVDEQDGQSFYDIPPLTKMYEQENYDVVPIPKPIGKKNAHVSQGLYRAQESENYDIVPQPRPVSSGSDLQDGQEIYDVPPCGRLSEQSDYDTPPPVYRPRHSQQDASKENYDVVPLPRPTSQDVYDVVPPARPARVTSLPMDKNNQDPRFSDSYCPQTNEDSSDVYNWVPPPIPSPHQSQNDYDTLPKTNRPVSADSGLNASFSSISSLKFENQDEKYDAPLPPVPKDRDSGSLSDETPDYDLNSEDIYDRPPNLASRDSNYDVPPRQEATYDVLPTHPTELYDVPPTYTDDIYDVPPPAIPNQGGNTAAPMVDRTLKRPPQVNRAIKPKTQASQDHSYCNMAPPVDRQSKYKRNAMPKPEHSYINYQSQPRPQNLPLVRILNNNPLVGSLPSQRNMQQSGGAVDDLEYCEMTPTRSQWTRCYSLDKDGSSKPHGNDQFYEDMSAMQSRRLSGAKSSSSSSSSLAENDDVYTTMTPGHASSPMPMEQRKRKDLLYAEVEIVDSPQHKPQAAAVIKKSNNTHYTYINEESTRALLQTSNARRGNR; encoded by the exons TTGCAAGTCTGTTGAGTCACATTTAACAAACTCAAAATTCAAGTATGTGTTCAGTATTGCCATGGAGACAAGAACATACTATCTTGTGGCAGACTCGGAATTGGAAATGGTAAACTGGGTGGATAAAATCTGCGATGTTTGTGGATTTTCAAGGATAGATACTAAAAATCAAG aTGCAAGCTCCCCTCAGAGAACAAACACACATCAGCCATCTCCCATACATTCACGTCCGATTGTTGCTGCTAGACCTAGGCCAACAAGTCCTGTTGGATCTCCTTCTGGCAATTTATCACCCTTATCTCCAACAGGTCCTTGTCCACTTTCCATTCCCAAACACATAATggatgaaagaaacaaaaccaggTCAATAAGTGATCCTCCAGACCCTTCTCTAATCCCTCAAGTTTACCGCGATAAACAGAGGAGGCAGTCAGAACAAATTGGAAGCCTTACATGTCCCATGAATGTACATAGTGGACAGCACTCCCCTTCTGGTATATCACCAAGGCATAACATGGCCACGACTTGGGGTCCATCTGAAACTTATGATGTGGTACCTTCTCCAAGAAGTGTATCTCAAGAGCCATATGACACTTTACCTAGTCCCCAGAGAGTTCCAGAAATAGATGATAATTATGATGATGTTCCCATTCCTCGACCAATCAACTCCTCTGCTCATCCTTCTTCACCAAGAGTGAAACCAAATGCTTGCCTTTTGTCTCCTACACAAGATGGCTATGATGCTGTACCTCTTCCACGTCCAGTCTCTCAGGCTAGTAACAGATCATCACAGGATGTGTATGACATGGTGCCTCCTCCAAGGCCAACATCTTCTTGTAGTGAGACACAGGAGGACCAGGGGCTGTATGATGTACCTCCTACACTGAAGTCACCTGAGAGAGAAAACTACGATTTTGTTCCACCTCCCAGGCGAGCATCTGCTGTAGATGAGCAAGACGGCCAAAGTTTTTATGACATTCCTCCTCTCACCAAGATGTATGAACAGGAAAACTATGATGTTGTTCCTATTCCAAAGCCAATAGGAAAAAAGAATGCACACGTTAGCCAGGGTCTCTATAGAGCACAAGAAAGTGAAAATTACGACATTGTTCCTCAACCAAGACCAGTATCTTCAGGAAGTGACCTGCAAGATGGCCAAGAAATCTATGATGTTCCACCTTGTGGAAGACTATCGGAACAGAGTGATTATGACACCCCACCACCTGTATACAGACCCAGACATTCCCAGCAGGATGCATCAAAGGAAAATTATGATGTTGTACCATTACCGCGCCCTACATCACAAGATGTATATGATGTTGTTCCCCCAGCAAGACCAGCTCGTGTTACAAGCTTGCCAATGGATAAAAACAATCAGGACCCCCGTTTTTCAGACAGTTATTGCCCCCAGACTAATGAAGATTCTTCTGATGTTTACAACTGGGTACCACCTCCAATACCATCCCCACATCAGTCTCAAAATGATTATGACACGTTACCAAAAACTAACCGTCCTGTCAGTGCAGATTCTGGGCTGAATGCCTCATTTTCAAGCATTAGTTCCTTGAAATTTGAGAACCAGGATGAAAAGTATGATGCACCTTTACCTCCAGTTCCAAAAGACAGAGACTCTGGGTCTCTAAGTGATGAGACTCCTGATTATGACCTTAATTCTGAGGATATTTATGACAGGCCACCAAATTTAGCATCTAGAGACTCCAATTATGATGTTCCTCCTAGGCAAGAAGCTACCTATGATGTGTTACCCACACATCCAACTGAGTTGTATGATGTCCCTCCAACATACACTGATGATATTTACGATGTGCCTCCGCCAGCAATCCCCAATCAAG GTGGAAACACAGCAGCACCAATGGTTGATCGCACGCTTAAAAGACCACCACAAGTCAACAGAGCTATTAAGCCAAAGACTCAGGCATCACAAGACCACAGTTACTGTAACATGGCACCACCTGTTGATAGACAAAGCAAGTACAAGAGAAACGCTATGCCTAAGCCAGAGCATAGTTACATAAACTATCAATCGCAACCACGTCCTCAGAATCTGCCCCTTGTGAGGATTTTAAATAACAACCCATTGGTTGGGTCCTTGCCGAGCCAGCGGAACATGCAGCAATCTGGGGGTGCAGTTGACGATTTAGAATATTGTGAAATGACGCCCACAAGATCACAGTGGACAAGATGCTATAGTCTTGATAAAGATGGATCATCCAAGCCACATGGTAATGATCAATTTTATGAGGACATGTCAGCAATGCAGAGCAGGAGGCTCTCTGGTGCAAAGAGCAGCTCCTCCTCATCATCCTCTCTGGCTGAGAATGATGATGTTTACACCACCATGACTCCTGGCCATGCCTCTTCACCAATGCCA ATGGaacagaggaaaagaaaagatctTCTGTATGCAGAGGTAGAGATTGTGGACAGTCCTCAGCACAAGCCTCAGGCTGCTGCGGTAATCAAGAAATCTAATAACACCCACTATACCTACATAAATGAGGAATCTACCAGAGCTCTTCTGCAAACCTCTAATGCGCGAAGAGGGAATCGCTGA